In Arachis hypogaea cultivar Tifrunner chromosome 7, arahy.Tifrunner.gnm2.J5K5, whole genome shotgun sequence, the genomic window ACTTATCAGGGCTGACGAGACAGCCCTGTTTGCCACGGataagtataggacgaggtcttttcccGGTATTGGTCGGGTcaagataggaggttggcttaagaactttttgaactctcggaacgcctcctcgcattccggagtccattcgaattggcatcccttccttaataaggaaaatagcggaagggattttagtgccgatcctgccaaaaacctggaaagggctgcaagtcggccattgagctgttGAACCtttctcaaacaagtcgggcttttcatttctaggatggctctgcacttgtcgggattggcctcgatccctctttgtgttagcatgaatcctagaaattttcctgcttccaccgcgaaggcgcattttgcgggatttagtctcatcccatgcaaccttatagtgttgaagacttgtgagaggtcggataagaggtcaacttcttgcttggtttttactaacatgtcgtcgacgtatacttccattagactCCCTAGGTGGggggaaaacactttattcatcagcctttgatacgtggctcctgcattctttagtccgaatggcatgaccacgtagcaatagttggctttaggtgtgatgaatgatgttttctcctggtcgggttcatacatcgggatttggttatatcccgagtaggcgtccatgaatgataagtattggtaccccgagctggagtccatcagggtatcaatactcggtaggggataagggtccttaggacatgccttattcaagtcggtatagtcgacgcacattctccatttaccattctgttttttgactagcactacattggctagccatgttgggtatttgacCTCTCTAATAAAACCagcttccaggagcgcctgtacttgctcttctactattaaGGCTTGTtccgggccgagcttgcgtcttctttgttgtacaggtcgggaccctgggtaaaccgagagcttgtgggacatgagctcgggatcaatcccgggcatgtcggaagccttccatgcgaagaggtcagaattAGCTCTCAGGAGTTCACCCAACCTTTGTTTTAGGGTtttccctaggttggctcctatgtaagtgttttttccttcctcctcaCCGACTTgcatctcctcggtttttcctcccggctgGGGTCGTAGCTCTTCTCTGGTCCTTGTGCCGCCTagctctatggtgtggacttctttgccctttcctctcagatttaggctttcgttgtagcactttctcgccaatttttgatctcccctcaccgttgctattcctcctggagtcgggaatttcatgcaaaggtggggagtggataccactgctccaaggcgattaagggtagtcctgccgattaaggcattgtaggctgacccTTCATCGATGACTAttaagtctatgctcagagtcctTGATTTCTCCCctcttccaaaagtggtgtgaaggggcaAGAATCCCAGTGGTTTTATCGGCGTATCGCCCAATCcatatagggtgtcggggtaggctctcaactctttttcatctaaccctagcttgtcgaaggcgggcttgaagaggatgtccgccgagcttccttggtctactagggttctgtggagatgggcgttggctaggatcatagttatcaccACGGGATCATCATGCCcggggattattccttgcccatcttcttttgtgaatgagatagtggggaggtcgggtgactCTTCTCCGACCTGATatactcttttgagatgtcttttgcgagaagatttggtgattccacctcccgcaaatcctcccgagatcatatggatatgtctctctggggtttgtggtggtggatctcttctatccatatcatctcgctttctctttccgtgactgtccgacctttccatgagatatctatcaagccgaccttctctggccagcttttctatcacattcttaaggtcgtaacagtcattagtggagtgaccatatatcttatggtactcgcagtaatcgccgcggcttcccccttttttatttttaataggtctagggggtggcagcctttcagtgtggcaaatctctctgtatacatccactatagaagtttttagaggagtataagagtgatatttcctgggcctctcgagaccgagttcttcctttctCTTGACTTCCCTTTCCTTCTCCTTAGATGAAGGAGGgggtccaggtcgccaactcaggtcccTTAGTTTTGCattctcttccatattgatgtacttttcagccctttcttgtacatcacttagagaaacggggtgtcttttagatatggactgtgagaagggaccttctctaagtccattgactaaccccattatgactgcctctgtgggcagatcttggatctctaaacatgctttgttaAACCTTTCCATGTAGGCTCGTAgagattctccgacctcctgttttattcccaggaggctcggtgcatgttttaccttatctttctgaattgagaacctcatcaagaacttccttgagaggtcttcaaagctagtGATGGATCTCGGGGgaaggctgtcgaaccacttcatcgctgctttcgataaagtggtcgggaaagctttgcatctcgtagcgtcggaggcatcggctagatacatccgacttttgaagttgcttagatgatgctttggatccgtggtcccatcatagaggtccatatcagggcttttgaagttcctcggaacttttgccctcattatgtcctcgctgaaaggatcttCTCCGCCCGAGAGTTGATCTTCTTGTTCGTCGCGGGAGTTGTGACCCTTGAGGGAGGATTCCAGctgtaagagttttctttctaactcttttcgccgctccatctcctctttgaGATACCTTTCAGTTTCCTTCTGTTTCTCCCGCTCTTGCTCCAATTGTTCCAGGCGGCTATGGACTAATCCCATTAATTCAGCTACGTGGGATGGTCCGCCTTTTTCTGATTCACGCCCatctgaggaatttaccttcggaTTCTTCACTCCGGAGGTACCCTCTCTGTGTTGGTTGTTATCTTCCTGGTGTTGGGCCAGGTCTTCATTGTCATTACCCATGtctagattctcttgttcagaatctgtttccacatggccttcttcgtgggatctatccgccatcgatggatgatctctcgggtccccggcaacggcgccaatgttacggtgggtaaccggagattaaatAGATGGATGGCGTTTGGGGGCCCAAGTGTATGAAGGAGGAGAACTCCGGATGGATctgcaactcgggaggctccgtccgacttgtgctcgcgagtaaatggggggtggtacctgcaaagacactccgatgcctaagttagcaagagtgtgagcatgtctagagagtattggacttagagatacctgagggggtcagtgtatttatagtggtgaaccaataaccaccgttggagtagtgccatatctttagggtgttaaccgtccctattatcttggggaggttaagatatggctttacgaagcggttagagagattttaggggcggttactcatttgaatgagtgtttatctgccagctaatctcacgTCCGACTTCTTTATaccaagtcgtggttgataccgactaCTTACGTGGaggtcggtacttagctaggcttaatccttcagattaggccttttagttggacctgggcctttgatattgggccagggtatgaacaaataaTTTCTTTCATAGCACAACCAGCAATGTGCCATGGAGAAGATAAGCGTTCctgtttaatattaaatttattatattattatattaaaattaaatttatataattaaatttacgtataaaattattctacagtattaaaattaattttttattataattatattaacatcaacataatttttattgaactgttaaatttattaattattatattagaattaaaattatataattaaatttacatataaaattattttataataataaaattaatttttttattataattatattaatatcaaCATAATTTCTATTGAACTGTCATATTATAATTTTTGCgccataattatttattaaaagaagtggagatgGAACCAATATTTTTCTATAATGAAAAATGACATAAGAAATTACATGGGTGATGTTTTATGGGGAGTTTGTCAAGATAGGCACAATATAGAAACTAAAAAAAGACGGTCCGTAATTAATATTTGTAAATTTACAAATAAATGACTTAATTAATGAAGTAAAGCCGACAACAAGGTAGAGTACAAAGGAGTACATGTGATATTTGCCACTATAAGACATTGTCCTTCACTAATTCAATGTTCATCAcataaatttttctttaataaaattcTTGATgattcttatttatttaattacttttaaaatatatagttcattaaatttctttttatttggtttattttttaactattcattttattatctaaaaaaataaattcttattcacttgattgttattattttatgttaagtataaaaaattattttattataggaAATTGCATACAATACACTTTATGGGGTGCTTGTCAAAGTAAGCACAATATAAAACCTTTAAAAAAGAAGATAGGTAAGAGTATttgttaatttataaataaataatttgattgatGTAGTCAAATTAAATAAGTATTATATGTTTTGATAACTTTATTTTATGAAAGGAATGAAAACAATATGTAAAAAACtagttaagaaaaagaaaacatatagATTTAGGGTTAAAAATTATTCAATCATTTATAATCGAAATGAGattaaagaatatattaaaaaAGGGAGGAGTATTTAGTTCTAGAACGTTATATAATGTGGAGTACAAAGGAGTACGTGTCATTTTCTTACACTTTGTTTGAatgtaaaatgaaaaaatatgagaaaagaaaatataagaaaagaaaatgagaagaaaaaaataaaaaagttaatttttttatattgttttgatgaaaaaaaatatatgaaaaaaaagtaagaagaattttttttgtttaaataaaaaaataaaaaaaattataaccaagtaaaaatatattaatatttttatttatattatatataaattataatatactaatatatttaaattattttttaataaaaaaatgttcctaattatattttagcattttaatgtattattattataaataataatattttttaatttatttttttattttttattaaatattataaattttgtttttaattttaataacgaatatattagtaattttatttttattttgaaactttCAGCAGTTTTCTTTGCAAGTTAGGAAAGAAAACTTGGACGTGGTCCTAGgccaatgttttttttttttcatctaatttCTATGCTGATCCAATtaagagaaaattttatttttcatcattttttttaattttcttttcttttaattttcatcgATCCAAACATAATGTTAAAGTATATTTGGTTTAacctcttttatttgtttaataattttaattaatatatccgtcaaaaaaactataaaaactattgaagaacgagaagaagaaagaccgattatataaaaattattaataaggaCTTGCAAACTATTAACTAAATAAAGGAGTACTTATCTTTTATATATTAGACAAACAATTACATATTAGATTTTATTCCACCTAATTGTACGATTGAATTTTTGTTGGGTCCGGACTTGGGTCCTTacttatctttattattatttcattttgtAATATAATGCATCTTTCtgccaataaaataaaataaaataattaaaagaaaaaactaaagaaTACAAGAGAGAAGTACTTATGTTTCAAGAATTGAGAAACCAAATACCAAGGAGAGAGATTAACAAGCCAAGAATCTTTTAAAGGAGAGCACttcgaaaaaatatttaaaaatatttacatgtattataatattattggacatttttattaaattaattaataatttaatttttaataaattataataaaattagtttattataacaacaataataaattcaTCGTCCGTACTATAATTATTAGGCCTAATTTGATCCAATCGATTTATACAATCTAAACcgaatcatatttaaattttttgataaaaagataaatatatcctgatttttgttttttaaaaaaaaaatccagtaaGTTGTATAAATTGATCGGTTCGACCGAATTGATAACAATTAGATTTATTGTTAGAGAAATTCTCCATATACAagcatttttttatacaagtctttacaagttaTTATATTAACGCGCTTGAACgttactgcacgttcttcttcctcttcttcttcttcttttctttcatttcttgctttttctttctccttcttcaaccgtCACTGCACAATTTTACTGCaccgtcttcttcttcttgctgcacattcttcttcctcttcctcctcttcttcttcttcttttctttcgttttttgccttctctttctccttcttcatttacgtgcttttctctttgttttcttttttcgttattcttgattttcattattttttgatatcaaaaatcatttttgaagaagaagcagcagaatatgaggatgagaaagagaaagagttctgaattatgcatatggtgtcctttgggtgtatttctgtaattgtttgggtgtatttctgaagtttcattatttttaaaacgatttcaaagcttgatttcagaaaccatgaaaatcgaaaaaaaagaagcaagaataccagtaataaaagtaaaacaactaatgaaaaggcaaagagaataacgaagaaatatcgtttgggtgtatttctgtaatggtttgggtgtatttctataattgtttgggtgtatttatgaagttctattattttcaaaacgatttcaaagtttaatttcagaaaccatgaaaatcgaaaaaaaaagaagcaagaataccagtaataaatgcaagtaaaacaactaatgaaaaggcaaagagaataatGAAGAaatatcgtttgggtgtatttttataatcgtttgggtgtatttctgtaatcgtttaggtgtatttctgaagttccattatcttcaaaatgattttaaagcttgatttcagaaaccatgaaaatcgaaaaaaaacgaaggaagaataccagtaataaacgcaagtaaaacaactaatgaaaaggcaaagagaataacgaagaaatacatggaggaagaagaagaggaagaggaagaggaagaggaagaagaagatgagttGTTCATAATTCACGGTgagtgaagaggaagaggaagaggaagaggaagaagaggaggagtcgTTCATAATTCACGGTGAGTGTAGCACTTTGGAAACTGAATAACGCATTAAAAGACTCTAATGTGTAGCAACTTGTAAAACTTataagtcaaaaagacttgtatgtatagcaagcctcttattgttattgttataaaaaattgattttattatAGTTTATTAAGAAGTTCAAAAATAAGCAATTCATTAATatgtccaataataataataataccatacataaatatctttaaaaaagacATTGTGAGCGTCTTTATGGAGCATCCTCCGTCTTTTAAAGCCAACCCACTATATTTTGTCGGAGTTATCAATACCCTCCAAGAAATTATCTAATCAATATCTTACAATAGCTGATTGTTCTTTCAAAAACTATTATTTAGTCCCTTTGAAATAGAAATTGACTGAACTagaaaatttcagtattttttaTCACTATACAATAATGCTACTCCTATTTTCGATGTTATTGTGCTTCAAGTGATATTTTAGTGTTAGCTGGTTTTAATTTTATCCAATGTTATTACGATTATGCAATTTTCATCAATCAATTTTGCCCATTTTTTTATTCCAAATTATCAAATTCAATTGGTTAAGCTATAAAGCAAATGTTACATAATTTTTTACTGTAAATAGCTTCTCgttgataattttttgtttttggttaattttatatctatatgcaaaagtgagaattatATAAACACAACAAAGTGCGTGGAGTGTGGACTGTGGACCAAAAATTCAAATACCTAAGTCTGCATAAACTGCATTATAATCAGCAAAACTACAAAAACTTTGTCTGATTGTCTCCCCCTGCTGTTTTTCTTTATGGTGGGGGCAAAGTGGTTAATCACAAGTTCAACCTACAAGGACTTTAAGTACTCTTGTCACAAATACATTTATTTAGCATTTGAAAAAGGCTTTCATGGTTAATAGTCTATTCTTGTGAATAACTATTTCAGCAATCCTTACATTGCTCTTGTTCAAAGGTCAGTGTTGGCAATATAGCTGTAGCCTCACCTTCAATAACAAGCAGTTCACCATTCTTGAGGCACCTTGTTTTGAACTTTGCACTGAATCGCATTCACAAAGTTACTCCGTgttcaaaaagaaaaggaagaaacatCAATGTCAAGACGAAACTTACAGATATcggtttttattttctctcagaTGTGTTGCTTCTACTTCACCAGTAATGTGGTCTCCAATATACACAGGGAACTTAAAATTCAAGCTTTGAGAGACATAAACAGCTCCAGGCTACAATCAACCAATTATGTTATAATAATGAAAGTTACCAagaaagctatgaaaagaaaaattCTTCAAATAAATTTCTTCTCTGacaaaatttccttttcaaataaaTAACACATACACACACTTAATTAGAAGGCTTTCATCAAGTTGGTgccacaattcacaaaatcatTGAAAAATTTTGGGAATGACATCGTTTACCTGAGATGAAAATAGAGTCCTTCATAATACCTAATCCACCAGACATAAAGGCTTATATCCAAGCATGCATAGAATCCACGATGATACCTAAAAGACTATTTGTGTTTATTTCATGTTCCTTTTACCTATTAATAGCTAGAGAATGGTTATTACTTATGTTGAAGTTTGCTGAAACCAAACTATACTTCTGTTACTTCTCATCCCACTCTAAGCAATATCATATCATAGCCTAATTCATCCGTTTTAGTCACTCGAATTTTGTTACCAAGATCGTTAACTAACACATTTCCATATATCGATACcacaaatcaaaatagagattaGGATGGGATTTACAAAATGTGACGAGATGATGCGAGGAAAGAGAGAAGCAACGAGCATCCCATGGACGAGAGGACCTTCGAATCCGACATCTCTGGCAGCCACAGGATCAGTATGCAAAGGATTAGAATCATGGCTGACTTTAGAGTATTGAATGACATCTTCCTCGGTAAAACGTCTTGATTGTCCTAGGATATCACCAGGCCTAAGCACTTGAGGAGTTGTTGCGGACGAAAACTGTCTCAGACTCGGAGTCTTGCTGGAAATTAAACTCCTAATGGGGAACATTCTTGAAAGGATTCAGCTCAAACAAAACAAAGCTCCAACCTTTCCTATACTGATCGGAAATCAAGCAAAGTGCAAGTTAATACAATCACAACTAACAACTAGATAAATTAAGCCACATAGTTACATACTCTTAATTATTTAGCAAATGCATTTTAGTTTTAAACTTGAAAGGCACTGATGCTGGAATGAAGGACAATGTGAAATGCAGCAAGCAGCATACAATTTTATCATCACTTCAAAAGTTTCACCCTAAGCAAATAATAATGAATTCTTGGGGGCATTGCAATTATCATTGAAACATTTGAACAAACAGGTGAGCTGCATAGCAAATATAACCATATGAAATAAGAAAGATTGAACTTCCAATAAATAAATCAATGACGAAACATGGAACTACTGAGAAAACGATTTGAACGTACGAAATTGGTTCACATGAAATGTGAAATAGTTCTTCGTTAATGACTTGATGAACGGTTCCGAATATCAGATGCTATAATATCCAAGCTCTCAATTCTCACCAAAAAATATAAGATATTCTGTCCCGATAAATCTCTttttcctctaagcatttttatTACCTTAATGTATACCACAAACGTGTTTTTTTAATCCTTTTTTTTTACCCGTGTATACATATTGTTGAAAGAATGAAATCAACAATAATCGTTACTAATTGTTGGAAATTTGTGACAAGTCTAAATACTGtcgaaaaagaaaaacaacaaacttTTAAGCACGAGTTAAGAAGCATTAAGTTGCCATGTCACCAAGACAAGAGTTACGTTGTACTCATTTTACATCTATTCTTATACTAAGTTGACTAATAAATTTATTAGGCTAATTACTTTCATCCcaaaattaaaacactaaaacggacgattttaaaactcaaatttcaaaccACCCATGCCGCCATGCCATAATCAacaaaccccaaaggaaaccaaATCAGAAAATCATGAAACTCGGATATATTTATAGTTGGCGACTAAAGAGTAAAGGACCATACAGATCTaacttgaaatatatatatataccttataTTCTTATAAAAAGCGTTCTACATCTAATCATCCAACTCGACTCAAAAAATAGCTAATAAACATAGCACATGAAGGCGATTAGATGAAACTTAGTCAGATGGATAACTTCATATATTAACTAAAAGCTACCATAGAATAGGAAAGACAAAACACATGTGAAAGCATATCTAAAATGCATCCACAGGTATTTAGTCTTTTACCCATATTATATGGCAATCAAGTCATTAGGTCTACGACATGGTTTTGATTGTATCCACAAAAGCCAAAGCTTATAAGTCTAAAAAACCAACATGTAAATTAAAATTATCCCTTGTTTTCTCTAAAGAGGCATCACCAACAGAGAGGCTTCTCTAACAAAAGAACATGGAGTTACAAACACTGTCCTGCAATTTGGGCAACTGAGGGACAGGAACAGCTCCAGCAGCAGTGAGTCCACCATGGCTTGATGAGGTCTCAGATTTGTCCTCAAATTTCATGAACTGTCCCATCTGAGTTGCAGCCAGGTGAGCATAGCATATTGGAGCAACTGAAGAGAAACATAGGTTATTATGAATTAGAACCTTGTCCACTGTATCTATAATGTTAAAATATATTTCCCAAGGTTTTCAAAGTCCGAAATTAAATCATGAACAATCACGAAATTGTTTGGGTCAACAAACTCTAAACTCTATTTAGGTTGACTCATGAGTTTTGGAAAGGATTAAAAAGAAATGAGTAGAACATACCAACAGAGATGGCAGTGGTACTCCTCTGATACCTGTGTCATACAACAAATTTCATTCATAAGATATATCACAAAATTATCTATCATGATTAGTAAGAGTCTAAAAGTTGATTAGGTTGGGACCAAATTTCCACTTACACATAGGAAAGAGAATGAACAAGTTCCTGAAGATCATCTGGAGAGAAACCAATCTCATCTAACAGCACATGGTAGTGAGTAGGCCTGGTAGTACCCTGAGAGGGtgtttttaaaaaagttaaaaatgggGTGTAATCATTTACAAACGTTTATGTTTAAAATGTCAGACTTAACTAGAGCATCATCAGAATGTACAAAACACAGACCAATTTGACTTtcactaaagaactagaagataAAAGTCAAAATAGAAGGAAGCATGACAAACAAAGGTAATAATGTGAAAACATTGATACAGCCTTCCACAAATTACTGGATGAACCCACATGACATGCATTGCAAACAGAGAGAATTTAATTTAGATTCAGTATCATTAGGAGATGGCTCAAGAAAAGCAAATACTCACAATCATTCCAGCATGGGCACACATGTAAAAATCATAGTTCCGAGGGTGACAAATTTTGTTATCAATAACCGTTCCTGCAAAACCAAAAAAGATTAGcggaattaaaagaaaatatgaaaccCACAAACTAATTACCAGGAGGAACATTGTCAGGTGATCCCGGCTGGAAAAACTTGGTATGGTGATTC contains:
- the LOC112702165 gene encoding 3-hydroxyacyl-[acyl-carrier-protein] dehydratase, mitochondrial, which encodes MFPIRSLISSKTPSLRQFSSATTPQVLRPGDILGQSRRFTEEDVIQYSKVSHDSNPLHTDPVAARDVGFEGPLVHGMLVASLFPRIISSHFPGAVYVSQSLNFKFPVYIGDHITGEVEATHLRENKNRYLAKFKTRCLKNGELLVIEGEATAILPTLTFEQEQCKDC